A region of Stigmatella erecta DNA encodes the following proteins:
- a CDS encoding sugar porter family MFS transporter — protein sequence MAHITDIPTGGASALPPQVSTAKISLVAAVAALGGFLFGFDTSVINGAVGALQSTFAASPWATGLAVSSALVGSAVGAFFAGSLADRIGRARTMGAASLLFVISALGSGLCFSLWDLSAWRLLGGVAIGMASVVAPAYIAEIAPAHLRGRLGALQQLAIVIGIFAALLGDYALATRAGSATEPLWFGVAAWRWMFWSALPAAALYGIGALFIPESPRYLVARGNETQALAVLRGLVGDSAPSKVVEIRRSLRTEAVPRFRDLRGPRFGLLPIVWVGILLAMLQQFVGINVIFYYSSVLWQAVGFSEKDSLAITVITSFTNIVTTLIAIACVDRFGRKPLLLAGSLGMALTLGGLAYLFGTAGLDAQGNPVLQGSRGMLALICANAYVFSFGFSWGPVVWVLLGEMFPNRIRALALSIAAAAQWGANFAVSATFPSLKGVGLGWAYGLYTTAAVLSLFFAWRYIRETKGKELEQM from the coding sequence ATGGCTCACATCACGGACATCCCAACCGGTGGGGCCTCGGCCCTGCCCCCGCAGGTCTCCACCGCCAAGATTTCCCTGGTGGCCGCCGTGGCCGCGCTGGGCGGGTTCCTCTTCGGGTTCGACACCTCGGTCATCAACGGGGCCGTGGGCGCGCTGCAGTCCACCTTCGCTGCGAGCCCCTGGGCCACGGGCCTCGCCGTCTCCTCCGCGCTGGTGGGCTCCGCGGTGGGCGCCTTCTTCGCGGGCTCCCTGGCGGACCGGATCGGCCGCGCGCGCACCATGGGGGCGGCCTCGCTCCTGTTCGTCATCAGCGCGCTCGGCTCCGGCCTGTGCTTCAGCCTGTGGGACTTGAGCGCCTGGCGGCTGCTGGGCGGCGTGGCCATTGGCATGGCCAGCGTGGTGGCGCCCGCGTACATCGCCGAGATCGCCCCCGCGCACCTGCGGGGCCGGCTCGGGGCGCTGCAGCAGCTGGCCATCGTCATTGGCATCTTCGCCGCGCTGCTCGGAGACTATGCGCTGGCCACCCGCGCGGGCTCGGCCACGGAGCCGCTCTGGTTCGGCGTCGCCGCCTGGCGCTGGATGTTCTGGTCCGCGCTGCCCGCCGCGGCCCTCTACGGCATCGGCGCCCTCTTCATCCCCGAGTCCCCGCGCTACCTCGTCGCCCGGGGCAACGAGACGCAGGCGCTCGCCGTGCTGCGCGGCCTCGTGGGGGACTCGGCGCCCTCCAAGGTGGTGGAGATCCGCCGCTCGCTGCGCACCGAGGCGGTGCCGCGCTTCAGGGACTTGCGCGGGCCGCGCTTCGGCCTGCTGCCCATCGTCTGGGTGGGCATCCTCCTGGCGATGCTCCAGCAGTTCGTGGGCATCAACGTCATCTTCTACTACTCGAGCGTGCTGTGGCAGGCGGTGGGCTTCTCCGAGAAGGACTCGCTGGCCATCACCGTCATCACCAGCTTCACCAACATCGTCACCACCCTCATCGCCATCGCGTGCGTGGACCGCTTCGGGCGCAAGCCGCTGCTCCTCGCGGGCTCCCTCGGCATGGCGCTCACGCTGGGGGGCCTGGCGTACCTGTTCGGCACCGCGGGCCTGGATGCCCAGGGCAACCCGGTGCTCCAGGGCAGCCGGGGGATGCTGGCGCTCATCTGCGCCAACGCCTACGTGTTCAGCTTCGGCTTCTCGTGGGGCCCCGTCGTCTGGGTGCTGCTCGGGGAGATGTTCCCCAACCGCATCCGCGCCCTGGCCCTGTCCATCGCCGCCGCGGCGCAGTGGGGGGCCAACTTCGCGGTGTCCGCCACCTTCCCCTCGCTCAAGGGGGTGGGGCTGGGGTGGGCCTACGGGCTGTACACCACCGCCGCCGTGCTCTCGCTCTTCTTCGCCTGGCGCTACATCCGCGAGACGAAGGGCAAGGAGCTGGAGCAGATGTAG
- a CDS encoding helix-turn-helix domain-containing protein produces the protein MHVGATLRLLRVDAGLSLRDLAKRIGVSSAYLSRVEHGLDAVPTPARISAIARELDIPPTLLMDVAHQVSPLMANYLEQEPGAGPLFLEIARRKLTGPQLARLRQLLDAEFPSRDALREEPPLTLAPLLTPERLVLQLSCSRLEDALDVAAGRLASAVPGTGAAALATHLLRREEQVSSAVGNGVAVPRASLADGPTVAALVTLARPLRAETPDEQPLRLVVVLLSREGGRIARLQLTHVARLASLGLADRLAEVQHPHEVLQRLQAMEHLS, from the coding sequence ATGCACGTCGGGGCCACGCTGCGGCTGCTGCGGGTGGACGCGGGCCTCTCGCTGAGGGATCTCGCCAAGCGCATCGGGGTGTCGAGCGCCTACCTCAGCCGGGTGGAGCACGGGCTGGACGCGGTGCCCACCCCCGCGCGCATCTCCGCCATCGCCCGGGAGCTGGACATCCCGCCCACGCTGCTGATGGACGTGGCCCATCAGGTCAGCCCCCTCATGGCGAACTACCTGGAGCAGGAGCCCGGCGCGGGCCCGCTGTTCCTGGAGATCGCCCGGCGGAAGCTCACCGGCCCGCAGCTGGCGCGCCTGCGGCAGTTGCTCGACGCGGAGTTTCCCTCGCGGGACGCCCTCCGGGAGGAGCCGCCGCTCACCCTGGCGCCGCTGCTCACCCCGGAGCGGCTCGTGCTCCAGCTGTCCTGTTCCCGGCTGGAGGACGCGCTGGATGTCGCCGCCGGGCGCCTGGCGTCCGCCGTGCCGGGCACGGGCGCGGCGGCGCTGGCCACCCACCTGCTGCGGCGCGAGGAGCAGGTCTCCAGCGCCGTGGGCAATGGCGTGGCCGTGCCGCGGGCCTCCCTGGCGGACGGGCCCACCGTGGCGGCGCTGGTGACGCTGGCCCGGCCGCTCCGGGCGGAGACGCCGGATGAGCAGCCGCTGCGGCTGGTGGTGGTGCTCCTGAGCCGGGAGGGGGGGCGGATCGCCCGTCTCCAATTGACGCACGTGGCGCGGCTGGCGAGCCTGGGGCTGGCGGACCGGCTCGCCGAAGTGCAGCACCCCCACGAGGTGCTCCAGCGCCTCCAGGCGATGGAGCACCTCTCCTGA
- a CDS encoding cation:proton antiporter, with the protein MHGLAQNPLTVLIVQLIVIIGLSRLIGKVTRWLGQPLVIAEVVAGVMLGPSLLGWLAPDLMHSLFPDSSLPVLKMLSQVGLILFMFLIGLELDPKLLQGRGHSSVAISHSSIIVPFILGAGASALWLYRALSSPEVPFLSFVLFMGVAMSITAFPVLARILSERGLLQSRVGVISITCAAVDDVTAWCLLAFVVSIVRASSLTGAGITTLFALLYIVFMLLVVRPFLSRLGARVASKDGLTQNVVAGTLILLLASSWATELIGIHALFGAFLFGAVIPKEGGLADALAERLEDVAVVLLLPVFFAYSGLRTQVGLLNSVDAWAMCGLIILLACLGKFGGSTVAARLTGLRWREASAVGVLMNTRGLMELIVLNIGLDLGVISPTLFTMMVVMALVTTFITSPLLNWIYPTAEIARDRVDLPPVATGPAPFTVLMCVSHGQAGPGMAALGRALTGTGGSAAENAQLYALHLISAERSSMHRLHEPRPPDEGALAPLLSSAKRLELAVRSLSFVSSEPSADICRTAEAKRADLVLLGWHKPLFSRTRLGGTVHEVMREATTSVAVLVDRGLSETKRVLVPFIGSQNDRQALALARRILRHTGAEVTVLHVTAPGSASQGPRGRALVEELFPQELGQVRFKVVENDSPEEAALAEASQGYDLTVIGAGSEWGLEDRLFGLSRERIIRDAPGSLLIVRHPRASAAPAVASAAVGDMPAEGAS; encoded by the coding sequence ATGCACGGACTGGCCCAGAACCCGCTCACGGTGCTCATCGTGCAGCTCATCGTCATCATCGGGCTCTCCCGGCTCATCGGCAAAGTGACGCGATGGCTGGGCCAGCCCCTGGTCATCGCGGAAGTCGTCGCGGGCGTGATGCTGGGCCCCTCGCTGCTCGGCTGGCTGGCGCCGGACCTGATGCACAGCCTCTTCCCGGACAGCTCGCTGCCGGTGCTGAAGATGCTCAGCCAGGTGGGGCTCATCCTCTTCATGTTCCTCATCGGGCTGGAGCTGGATCCGAAGCTGCTCCAGGGGCGGGGCCACAGCTCGGTGGCCATCAGCCACTCCAGCATCATCGTCCCGTTCATCCTGGGCGCGGGCGCCAGCGCCCTGTGGCTCTACCGCGCCCTGTCGTCCCCCGAGGTGCCCTTCCTGTCGTTCGTGCTCTTCATGGGCGTGGCGATGAGCATCACCGCCTTCCCGGTGCTGGCGCGCATCCTCAGCGAGCGCGGCCTGCTCCAGTCGCGGGTAGGCGTCATCAGCATCACCTGCGCGGCGGTGGATGACGTGACGGCGTGGTGCTTGCTTGCCTTCGTGGTGTCCATCGTGCGGGCCTCGAGCCTCACCGGCGCGGGCATCACCACGCTGTTCGCGCTGCTCTACATCGTCTTCATGCTGCTGGTGGTGCGGCCGTTCCTCTCGCGGCTGGGCGCGCGGGTGGCCAGCAAGGACGGGCTCACCCAGAACGTCGTGGCGGGCACGCTGATCCTGCTGCTGGCCTCCAGCTGGGCCACGGAGCTCATCGGCATCCACGCGCTGTTCGGCGCCTTCCTCTTCGGCGCCGTCATCCCCAAGGAGGGCGGGCTCGCCGATGCGCTGGCGGAGCGGCTCGAGGACGTGGCGGTGGTGCTGCTCCTGCCCGTCTTCTTCGCCTACAGCGGCCTGCGCACGCAGGTGGGGCTGCTCAACAGCGTGGATGCGTGGGCCATGTGCGGGCTCATCATCCTGCTGGCCTGCCTGGGCAAGTTCGGCGGCAGCACGGTGGCGGCGCGGCTCACCGGCCTGCGCTGGCGCGAGGCCAGCGCCGTGGGCGTGCTGATGAACACCCGCGGGTTGATGGAGCTCATCGTGCTCAACATCGGCCTGGACCTGGGCGTCATCTCCCCCACCCTCTTCACCATGATGGTGGTGATGGCGCTGGTGACGACGTTCATCACCTCGCCGCTGCTCAACTGGATCTACCCCACCGCGGAGATCGCCCGGGACAGGGTGGATCTGCCCCCGGTGGCCACCGGCCCCGCGCCCTTCACCGTGCTGATGTGCGTCTCCCACGGCCAGGCGGGCCCGGGCATGGCGGCCCTGGGGCGGGCGCTCACCGGCACCGGCGGCAGCGCCGCGGAGAACGCCCAGCTCTACGCCCTGCACCTCATCTCCGCCGAGCGCTCCAGCATGCACCGGCTGCACGAGCCCCGGCCCCCGGACGAGGGCGCGCTCGCGCCGCTGCTCTCCAGCGCCAAGCGCCTGGAGCTGGCGGTGCGCTCGCTGTCGTTCGTCTCCTCGGAGCCCTCCGCGGACATCTGCCGCACCGCCGAGGCCAAGCGCGCGGACCTGGTGCTGCTCGGCTGGCACAAGCCGCTGTTCAGCCGCACGCGGCTGGGCGGCACCGTGCACGAGGTGATGCGCGAGGCCACCACGAGCGTGGCGGTGCTGGTGGACCGCGGCCTGTCCGAGACCAAGCGGGTGCTGGTGCCCTTCATCGGCAGCCAGAATGACCGGCAGGCGCTCGCGCTGGCGCGGCGCATCCTGCGGCACACGGGCGCCGAGGTGACGGTGCTGCACGTCACCGCGCCGGGCAGCGCCTCGCAGGGCCCCCGGGGCCGCGCGCTGGTGGAGGAGCTCTTCCCCCAGGAGCTGGGCCAGGTGCGCTTCAAGGTCGTGGAGAACGACTCGCCCGAGGAGGCGGCGCTGGCCGAGGCCTCGCAGGGCTACGACTTGACGGTGATTGGGGCCGGCTCCGAGTGGGGCCTGGAGGACCGGCTCTTCGGCCTGTCGCGCGAGCGCATCATCCGCGACGCGCCCGGCTCGTTGCTCATCGTCCGCCACCCGCGGGCGTCGGCCGCCCCGGCGGTGGCCTCCGCAGCGGTGGGAGACATGCCCGCCGAGGGCGCCTCCTGA
- a CDS encoding lipocalin-like domain-containing protein: MQRGGKGLVRGVGAVLAMLAGGVFLVTREPPAPPPAPGLTVASLLGQTGGGDTGYARALEVRPFHFPEDHGPHEAFRTEWWYWTGNLQTAEGRAFGYQLTLFRNALAPTAPERASEWGTRQLYMGHFALSDIEAKRFHVFQRFNRAALGLAGAQTQPFRVWLEDWEARAVKDGALPMRLVAAAEGVDLALELEEGKPPVLQGNQGLSQKGAGEGASYYYSLTRMPSRGTVTVEGRTHAVTGASWMDREWSTVGLDASQIGWDWFALQLSDSTELMYYQLRQRDGAVAPRSAGSFVPPQGAAVQLKREDVRLEVRDTWKSPRSGVAYPSRWHLAVPSQGLELDILPAQADQELPVVVLYWEGAVTFTGTRAGQPVTGRGYVELTGYGDAPEASRPPR; this comes from the coding sequence ATGCAGCGTGGCGGCAAGGGGCTCGTGCGGGGGGTGGGGGCGGTGCTGGCGATGCTGGCCGGGGGGGTGTTCCTCGTCACGCGCGAGCCGCCCGCGCCGCCGCCGGCCCCGGGCCTCACGGTGGCCTCGCTGCTGGGCCAGACGGGCGGCGGGGACACGGGCTACGCGCGCGCCCTGGAGGTCCGGCCGTTCCACTTCCCCGAGGACCACGGGCCCCACGAGGCGTTCCGCACCGAGTGGTGGTACTGGACGGGCAACCTGCAGACGGCGGAGGGGCGCGCCTTCGGCTACCAGCTCACGCTGTTCCGCAACGCGCTGGCCCCCACGGCCCCGGAGCGCGCCTCCGAGTGGGGCACGCGCCAGCTCTACATGGGCCACTTCGCGCTGTCGGACATCGAGGCGAAGCGCTTCCATGTCTTCCAGCGGTTCAACCGCGCGGCGCTGGGGCTCGCGGGGGCCCAGACGCAGCCCTTCCGGGTGTGGCTGGAGGACTGGGAGGCGCGGGCCGTGAAGGACGGGGCGCTGCCCATGCGCCTGGTGGCGGCGGCGGAGGGCGTGGACCTGGCGCTGGAGCTGGAGGAGGGCAAGCCGCCCGTGCTCCAGGGCAACCAGGGGCTGAGCCAGAAGGGGGCCGGCGAGGGCGCCTCCTATTACTACTCGCTCACGCGCATGCCCTCGCGTGGCACGGTGACGGTGGAGGGGCGCACGCACGCGGTGACGGGCGCGAGCTGGATGGACCGCGAGTGGAGCACCGTGGGGCTCGACGCCTCGCAGATTGGCTGGGACTGGTTCGCCCTCCAGCTCTCGGACAGCACCGAGCTCATGTACTACCAGCTGCGCCAGCGCGACGGCGCGGTGGCCCCGCGCAGCGCGGGCTCCTTCGTGCCGCCGCAGGGCGCCGCCGTGCAGCTGAAGCGCGAGGACGTGAGGCTCGAGGTGCGCGACACGTGGAAGAGTCCGCGCAGCGGCGTGGCGTATCCCTCGCGCTGGCACCTCGCGGTGCCCTCGCAGGGGCTCGAGCTCGACATCCTCCCGGCCCAGGCGGATCAGGAGCTGCCCGTGGTCGTCCTCTACTGGGAAGGCGCGGTGACGTTCACGGGCACGCGCGCGGGCCAGCCGGTGACGGGCCGGGGCTACGTGGAGCTGACGGGCTACGGGGACGCGCCCGAGGCCTCCCGGCCCCCGCGATGA
- a CDS encoding FtsX-like permease family protein, which produces MSRRLLARASARHLGSHPWLTALSLLGIALGVAVVVSIDLASHSALQAFEQSTSTVAGQATHQLTGGPTGLPASLYSALRLRPGMPPSAPVVEGHVRAAQGDRRPLTLLGVDPFSEEPFRPYVSDRQGPRLASLLTEPGTVLMTAETARLVGAPAPGASFQVAVGGQLRTLRVLGLLTPSDARTRRALEGLILADVSTAQEVLGLTGRLSRIDLKLGDAAEAARLRQGLPPGVELLRAASRGHTVEQMTRAFRTNLTALSLLALVVGMFLIYNTMTFSVVQRRGQLGRLRALGITRGELFALVLGEAALLGAVGTAAGLLLGVLLGRGLVGLVTQTLNDLYFVVSVRRLSLEPLLFAKGVALGLGATLGAALVPAWEAARSPPATTMRRSASEDLARGRAPRLALWGLLVLGAGAGLLVLPTQALPPAYVGLFCVQLGAALLVPWTTGKLVLGAARPLGAVFGLLGRMAARGVRTSLSRTSVALAALMIAVSTTVGVGLMVASFRGTVAEWLESSLQADIYASPPSLMARRGDSAFVPGLAGHLAGTPGVAAHSTLRSVKVDVDGVATDLTAIGFPPGLPRAYRFKEGDADTVWRELEAPDTLIVSEPLSVHRHVHRGSTVRLRTDRGPRDFRVRGVYYDFGSDVGAVLMTRATYEAAFEDRGVTGLALYAAPGQDVDALVERVRARVGDRQLVHVRSNRVLREGSLEVFDRTFTITQVLRLLAVGVAFVGVLSALMALQLERAREFAVLRATGLTPGQLWGLVSLQTGLLGLLAGLFAVPLGLALAYILVHVINQRSFGWTLQLAVTPGVLLQAVGLALAAAGLAGLYPAWRMSRANPALALREE; this is translated from the coding sequence ATGAGCCGGCGGCTGCTCGCGCGCGCCAGCGCCCGCCACCTGGGGAGCCACCCGTGGCTCACCGCCCTGTCGCTGCTGGGCATCGCGCTGGGCGTGGCGGTGGTGGTCTCCATCGACCTGGCGAGCCACAGCGCCCTCCAGGCCTTCGAGCAGTCCACCAGCACGGTGGCGGGCCAGGCCACGCACCAGCTCACCGGGGGGCCCACGGGCTTGCCCGCATCCTTATATAGCGCGCTGCGGTTGCGCCCCGGCATGCCCCCCTCCGCCCCCGTGGTGGAGGGCCATGTGCGGGCCGCCCAGGGGGACCGCCGCCCCCTCACGCTCCTGGGCGTGGACCCCTTCTCCGAGGAGCCCTTCCGGCCCTACGTGTCGGACCGGCAGGGCCCCCGGCTCGCCTCGCTCCTCACCGAGCCGGGCACGGTGCTGATGACGGCGGAGACGGCGCGGCTGGTGGGCGCGCCGGCGCCGGGAGCTTCTTTCCAGGTGGCGGTGGGCGGCCAGCTCCGGACGCTGCGTGTGCTCGGCCTCCTCACCCCTTCCGACGCGCGCACCCGCCGGGCCCTGGAGGGGTTGATTCTCGCCGATGTGTCCACCGCCCAGGAGGTGCTCGGCCTCACCGGGCGCCTGTCCCGCATCGACTTGAAGCTCGGGGACGCGGCGGAAGCGGCCCGGCTGCGGCAGGGGCTGCCGCCGGGCGTGGAGCTGCTGCGCGCCGCCTCGCGCGGCCACACCGTGGAGCAGATGACGCGGGCCTTCCGCACCAACCTCACCGCGCTGTCCCTGCTGGCGCTCGTGGTGGGCATGTTCCTCATCTACAACACGATGACCTTCTCGGTGGTGCAGCGGCGCGGGCAGCTCGGGCGGCTGCGGGCCCTGGGCATCACCCGCGGGGAGCTGTTCGCCCTGGTGCTCGGCGAGGCCGCGCTGCTCGGCGCGGTGGGCACCGCGGCGGGGCTCCTGCTGGGGGTGCTGCTGGGCCGGGGGCTCGTGGGGCTCGTCACGCAGACCCTCAACGACTTGTACTTCGTGGTGAGCGTGCGCCGGCTGTCGCTGGAGCCACTGCTGTTCGCCAAGGGCGTGGCGCTGGGGCTGGGGGCCACGCTGGGCGCGGCGCTCGTGCCCGCGTGGGAGGCCGCGCGCTCGCCCCCGGCCACCACGATGCGCCGCTCCGCCTCGGAGGACCTGGCCCGGGGCCGCGCGCCGCGGCTCGCCCTGTGGGGGCTGCTCGTGCTGGGCGCGGGCGCGGGGCTGCTGGTGCTGCCCACCCAGGCGCTGCCGCCGGCGTACGTGGGCCTGTTCTGCGTGCAGCTCGGCGCGGCGCTGCTGGTGCCGTGGACGACCGGGAAGCTGGTGCTCGGCGCGGCCCGCCCGCTGGGCGCGGTGTTCGGGCTGCTGGGGCGCATGGCGGCGCGCGGGGTGCGCACGAGCCTGAGCCGCACCTCCGTGGCGCTGGCGGCGCTGATGATCGCCGTGTCCACCACCGTGGGCGTGGGCCTCATGGTGGCCAGCTTCCGCGGCACGGTGGCCGAGTGGCTGGAGTCCTCGCTCCAGGCGGACATTTACGCCTCCCCGCCCTCGCTCATGGCCCGGCGCGGGGACAGCGCCTTCGTCCCGGGCCTGGCCGGGCACCTGGCCGGGACGCCGGGCGTGGCGGCCCACTCCACCCTCCGCTCGGTGAAGGTGGACGTGGACGGCGTTGCCACGGACCTGACGGCCATCGGGTTTCCGCCGGGTCTCCCGCGCGCCTACCGCTTCAAGGAGGGCGACGCGGACACGGTGTGGCGCGAGCTGGAGGCCCCGGACACGCTCATCGTCTCCGAGCCCCTGAGCGTGCACCGCCACGTGCACCGGGGCAGCACGGTGCGGCTGCGCACGGACCGGGGGCCGCGCGACTTCCGGGTGCGCGGCGTGTACTACGACTTCGGCTCGGACGTGGGCGCGGTGCTCATGACGCGCGCCACCTACGAGGCCGCCTTCGAGGACCGGGGCGTGACGGGCCTGGCGCTCTACGCCGCGCCCGGGCAGGACGTGGATGCGCTGGTGGAGCGGGTGCGCGCGCGCGTGGGCGACAGGCAACTCGTCCACGTGCGCTCCAACCGCGTGCTGCGCGAGGGCTCGCTGGAGGTGTTCGACCGCACCTTCACCATCACCCAGGTGCTGCGGCTGCTCGCGGTGGGGGTGGCCTTCGTGGGCGTGCTCAGCGCGCTGATGGCGCTCCAGCTCGAGCGGGCCCGGGAGTTCGCCGTGCTGCGCGCCACCGGGCTGACGCCGGGTCAGCTCTGGGGGCTCGTCTCGCTCCAGACGGGGCTGCTCGGGCTGCTGGCGGGCCTGTTCGCCGTGCCGCTGGGGCTGGCTCTCGCGTACATCCTCGTGCACGTCATCAACCAGCGCTCCTTCGGGTGGACGCTCCAGCTCGCCGTCACCCCGGGGGTGCTGCTCCAGGCGGTGGGGCTGGCCCTGGCTGCCGCGGGGCTCGCGGGGCTGTACCCCGCGTGGCGAATGTCCCGCGCCAACCCGGCGTTGGCCCTTCGGGAGGAGTAG
- a CDS encoding ABC transporter ATP-binding protein, producing MSSPPSAVIELRDVTKAYSEGEATREVLTGAALTLHRGEFTVLLGRSGSGKSTLLNLISGIDLPTRGQVRVEGKDLATLSERERTLLRRERIGFVFQAFNLLPTLTVEENVRLPLELLGRPGAEVDARVKALLGRVGLGGRERSFPDRLSGGEQQRVAVARALAHAPPLLLADEPTGNLDEKTGLQVLDLLEELIRRGDACALVVSHDEALAARADRTFVLEAGRLIERTGRP from the coding sequence ATGTCCTCCCCTCCGTCCGCCGTCATCGAGCTGAGAGACGTCACCAAGGCCTACTCCGAGGGCGAGGCCACGCGCGAGGTGCTCACCGGCGCGGCCCTCACCCTGCACCGGGGCGAGTTCACCGTGCTGCTGGGCCGCAGCGGCTCGGGCAAGTCCACGCTGCTCAACCTCATCAGCGGCATCGACTTGCCCACGCGGGGGCAGGTGCGCGTGGAGGGCAAGGACCTGGCCACCCTGAGCGAGCGCGAGCGGACGCTCCTGCGCCGCGAGCGCATCGGCTTCGTCTTCCAGGCCTTCAACCTGCTGCCCACGCTCACGGTGGAGGAGAACGTGCGGCTGCCGCTGGAGCTGCTCGGCCGCCCCGGCGCGGAGGTGGACGCGCGCGTGAAGGCGCTGCTCGGCCGCGTGGGGCTCGGCGGGCGCGAGCGCAGCTTCCCGGACCGGCTGTCCGGCGGCGAGCAGCAGCGCGTGGCGGTGGCCCGGGCGCTCGCGCACGCCCCGCCCCTGCTGCTCGCGGACGAGCCCACCGGCAACCTGGACGAGAAGACGGGCCTCCAGGTGTTGGACCTCCTGGAAGAGCTCATCCGCCGGGGCGATGCGTGCGCCCTCGTCGTCTCGCATGACGAGGCGCTGGCCGCCCGGGCCGACCGCACCTTCGTGCTGGAGGCGGGCCGGCTCATCGAGCGGACGGGGCGGCCATGA
- a CDS encoding alpha/beta hydrolase translates to MDPGKTAPFELGRGDDACLLLHGFTGSPWEMLPLGEALAAQGLYVKAPRLPGHGTTPEALLEVNHRDWEQAAAEALHSLSGFRRVFVAGLSMGALLALGLAAQFPEGVHGLVLIAPAARFKGPKMALLKGLRHTGLLEWVKPWVPKDSTDLSDPVALAEAPILKAFPTARLNDVWTLQASAQVLAPRVRCPTLVAVAQQDHVVDPEGGPWLAQQLTGAASVRVLSLQEGYHIIPRDRGGPRLALEVGAFLHALRGRNERLDPPELGVASSAL, encoded by the coding sequence ATGGATCCCGGGAAGACCGCCCCCTTCGAGCTGGGCCGAGGCGACGACGCCTGTCTGCTGCTGCATGGGTTCACCGGAAGCCCCTGGGAGATGCTCCCCCTGGGCGAGGCCCTGGCGGCCCAGGGCCTGTACGTGAAGGCCCCCCGCCTGCCGGGCCATGGCACCACGCCCGAGGCCTTGCTGGAGGTGAACCACCGCGACTGGGAGCAGGCCGCCGCCGAGGCGCTGCACTCGCTCTCGGGCTTCCGGCGGGTGTTCGTCGCGGGGCTGTCCATGGGGGCGCTGCTCGCCCTGGGGCTGGCGGCCCAGTTCCCCGAGGGGGTGCACGGGCTGGTGCTCATCGCCCCCGCGGCGCGCTTCAAGGGGCCGAAGATGGCGCTGCTCAAGGGGCTGCGGCACACGGGCCTGCTGGAGTGGGTGAAGCCCTGGGTGCCCAAGGACAGCACCGACCTGAGCGACCCGGTGGCCCTGGCCGAGGCCCCCATCCTGAAGGCCTTCCCCACCGCGCGGCTCAACGACGTGTGGACGCTCCAGGCCTCCGCCCAGGTGCTCGCCCCGCGCGTGCGCTGCCCCACCCTGGTGGCGGTGGCCCAGCAGGACCACGTGGTGGACCCCGAGGGCGGGCCGTGGCTCGCCCAGCAGCTCACCGGGGCCGCCTCGGTGCGCGTGCTCTCGCTCCAGGAGGGCTACCACATCATCCCCCGGGACCGCGGCGGGCCGCGGCTGGCCCTGGAGGTGGGCGCGTTCCTGCACGCCCTGCGCGGGCGCAACGAGCGCCTGGACCCGCCGGAGCTGGGCGTGGCTTCCTCCGCGCTCTGA
- the hemF gene encoding oxygen-dependent coproporphyrinogen oxidase, giving the protein MTLDLEKVERLKGRMSEFIQQLQNEICTGLEALDGSARFREDAWERAGGGGGRSRVLEGGTVLEKAGVNISVVHGQLEEAFASRLQGEGLHFWAGGLSLVLHPRNPHVPTVHANFRFIHQGSKAWFGGGADLTPYYLYDEDAVHFHRTLKAACDQHDPSYYPKFKSTCDKYFYLRHREECRGIGGLFFEDLGGADLERELAFVMDAGRAFLPAYLPIAERRKHTPYTEPQRFWQEVRRGRYVEFNLVYDRGTVFGLETKGRTESILMSLPPQVRWLYDHHPVPGTEEARLLEVLRHPRDWAAGGQEG; this is encoded by the coding sequence ATGACGTTGGACCTGGAGAAGGTGGAGCGCCTGAAGGGGCGGATGTCGGAGTTCATCCAGCAACTGCAGAATGAGATCTGCACGGGGCTGGAGGCGCTCGATGGCTCGGCGCGCTTCCGCGAGGACGCCTGGGAGCGCGCGGGCGGCGGTGGCGGGCGCTCGCGGGTGCTGGAGGGCGGCACCGTGCTGGAGAAGGCCGGGGTGAACATCTCGGTGGTGCACGGCCAGCTGGAGGAGGCGTTCGCGAGCAGGCTCCAGGGCGAGGGCCTGCACTTCTGGGCCGGCGGCCTGTCGCTGGTGCTCCACCCGCGCAACCCGCACGTGCCCACCGTGCACGCCAACTTCCGCTTCATCCACCAGGGGTCCAAGGCGTGGTTCGGCGGGGGCGCGGACCTGACGCCCTACTACCTCTATGACGAGGACGCGGTGCACTTCCACCGCACGCTGAAGGCCGCGTGTGACCAGCACGACCCTTCCTACTATCCGAAGTTCAAGAGCACCTGCGACAAGTACTTCTACCTGCGCCACCGCGAGGAGTGCCGGGGCATCGGCGGGCTGTTCTTCGAGGACCTGGGCGGGGCGGACCTGGAGCGCGAGCTGGCGTTCGTGATGGACGCGGGGCGGGCGTTCCTGCCGGCGTACCTGCCCATCGCCGAGCGCCGCAAGCACACGCCGTACACCGAGCCGCAGCGCTTCTGGCAGGAGGTGCGGCGCGGGCGCTACGTGGAGTTCAACCTCGTGTACGACCGGGGCACGGTGTTCGGCCTGGAGACGAAGGGGCGCACCGAGTCCATCCTCATGTCGCTGCCGCCCCAGGTGCGGTGGCTCTATGATCACCACCCGGTGCCGGGCACCGAGGAGGCGCGGCTGCTGGAAGTGCTGCGCCACCCCCGGGACTGGGCCGCTGGCGGCCAGGAAGGGTAG